One segment of Natronosalvus halobius DNA contains the following:
- a CDS encoding UPF0058 family protein, producing MKKQELIHLHGLLAEVSNHCANWEDCSVSLDEYESLGIRPTSIHKSKTDHKAAVFALAGGITQPMREGEAEAVAATAD from the coding sequence ATGAAGAAACAAGAGCTCATTCACCTTCACGGCCTTCTTGCCGAAGTATCGAACCACTGTGCCAACTGGGAGGACTGTTCGGTTTCGCTCGACGAGTACGAGTCTCTTGGGATTCGGCCGACATCGATTCACAAATCGAAAACCGATCACAAAGCTGCTGTTTTTGCGCTGGCTGGGGGAATTACGCAACCGATGCGAGAGGGGGAGGCGGAAGCAGTCGCAGCCACGGCCGACTGA
- a CDS encoding DUF555 domain-containing protein, with the protein MHCRVVVEAAVPVFDVETEDEAIRIAISKTGEMLNPDLNYVEINMGERTSPGGEELPPAFIAADEALVALELEMTVFNVEREEHASRIARKEIGQRLENIPLEVLSVMVLEEDDEGDDNDANNDSDEDGDSDEDGDSDEDNDSHANNDSNDSDDEPSTDESARDDEDETPSEDAANEHASETDDDVLPEFEDLLE; encoded by the coding sequence ATGCATTGCAGGGTTGTCGTCGAAGCGGCCGTGCCGGTGTTCGACGTCGAGACGGAGGACGAGGCAATCCGTATCGCCATCTCGAAAACGGGCGAGATGCTGAACCCTGACCTGAACTACGTCGAGATCAACATGGGCGAGCGCACCTCTCCAGGAGGCGAAGAACTGCCGCCTGCGTTCATCGCCGCCGACGAGGCCCTCGTGGCCCTCGAACTCGAGATGACCGTTTTCAACGTCGAACGGGAGGAACACGCCTCTCGCATCGCCCGCAAGGAGATTGGCCAGCGACTCGAGAACATTCCCCTGGAGGTGCTCTCGGTGATGGTGCTCGAAGAGGACGACGAGGGCGACGACAACGACGCGAACAACGATAGCGACGAGGACGGCGATAGCGACGAGGACGGCGATAGCGACGAAGACAACGACAGCCACGCGAACAACGACAGCAACGACAGCGACGACGAACCGTCGACCGACGAATCGGCCCGAGACGACGAAGACGAGACTCCCAGCGAAGACGCGGCTAACGAGCACGCCTCCGAAACAGACGACGACGTCCTCCCCGAGTTCGAAGACTTGCTCGAGTGA
- a CDS encoding DNA-3-methyladenine glycosylase family protein, protein MATATVSDTIAVEDLSGGFDLYLTLESGQSYLWTRSDGEMYTDRRAPEAWYRTVVDDVPIRLRQPDGPGGDLEWQSTADADPLVRELVRLEDDLEAIAADAPDDPLIQAAYAAHDGMRLVDDPPFGTLISFICSAQMRVGRIHGMVSTLAREYGDAHALAGETVYAFPTPEQLATATEADLRDLRLGYRAPYVQRTAEMVANGEGHPEDARDLEYEAAREHLTRFVGVGDKVADCVLLFSLGFDEAVPLDTWIRSAIAEYYPDCDRGSYGETSRAIRERLGGQYAGYAQTYLFHHLRTGAVDA, encoded by the coding sequence ATGGCGACAGCCACTGTCAGCGATACGATTGCCGTCGAGGACCTCTCGGGCGGGTTCGATCTGTACCTCACCCTCGAGAGCGGGCAGAGCTACCTCTGGACGCGTAGCGATGGCGAGATGTACACGGACCGTCGAGCGCCCGAGGCGTGGTACCGGACCGTCGTCGACGACGTCCCGATTCGGTTGCGCCAGCCCGATGGCCCTGGCGGCGACCTGGAGTGGCAGTCGACGGCCGACGCCGACCCGCTCGTCCGCGAGCTAGTGCGTCTCGAGGACGACCTCGAGGCGATCGCCGCGGACGCGCCCGATGATCCGTTGATCCAGGCGGCGTACGCGGCCCACGACGGGATGCGACTGGTCGACGACCCACCCTTCGGGACCCTGATCTCGTTCATCTGCTCGGCGCAGATGCGCGTCGGGCGCATCCACGGCATGGTCTCGACGCTCGCGAGGGAGTACGGCGACGCCCACGCGCTCGCCGGTGAGACCGTCTACGCCTTCCCGACGCCCGAACAGCTCGCGACCGCCACCGAAGCCGACCTCCGGGACCTGCGTCTGGGGTATCGCGCCCCCTACGTCCAGCGCACGGCCGAGATGGTTGCGAACGGCGAGGGCCACCCCGAGGATGCCCGCGATCTCGAGTACGAGGCTGCCCGCGAGCACCTCACGCGGTTCGTCGGTGTCGGCGACAAGGTGGCCGACTGCGTCCTGCTCTTCTCGCTGGGGTTCGACGAGGCCGTCCCCCTCGACACGTGGATCAGGAGTGCGATCGCGGAGTACTACCCCGATTGCGACCGCGGATCGTACGGCGAGACGTCTCGAGCGATTCGCGAGCGACTCGGCGGTCAGTACGCCGGGTACGCCCAGACGTACCTCTTCCATCACCTGCGAACGGGTGCGGTCGACGCGTAG
- a CDS encoding Rrf2 family transcriptional regulator, which produces MSSIELTPSQKKILRALTNLHSEDEDAIKGEDIAEQVDRNPGTIRNQMQSLKALQLVEGVPGPKGGYKPTAAAFEALEIQQMDEPAAVPLTHEGTPIEGIIVEEIDLSSVHHPELCRAEIHVQGSTGDIHEGDSVTVGPTPLSKLVIEGVLDGKDDTNNILILRIEDMIAPAEEPAH; this is translated from the coding sequence ATGTCATCAATCGAGCTTACCCCGAGCCAAAAGAAAATTTTGCGAGCGCTTACGAATCTTCACTCCGAGGACGAGGATGCCATTAAAGGTGAGGACATCGCCGAGCAGGTCGACCGCAATCCCGGCACCATCCGCAATCAGATGCAGAGCCTGAAGGCCCTCCAGCTGGTCGAGGGCGTCCCCGGCCCAAAAGGCGGCTACAAACCGACCGCAGCCGCCTTCGAGGCCCTCGAGATCCAGCAGATGGACGAGCCAGCGGCCGTCCCGCTCACCCACGAGGGCACCCCCATCGAGGGCATCATCGTCGAGGAAATCGACCTCTCGAGCGTCCACCACCCGGAACTCTGCCGGGCCGAGATCCACGTCCAGGGCTCGACCGGCGACATCCACGAGGGCGACAGCGTCACCGTCGGGCCGACGCCGCTGTCGAAACTGGTCATCGAGGGAGTACTCGATGGGAAAGACGACACGAACAACATCCTTATTCTGCGAATCGAGGACATGATCGCGCCGGCAGAGGAGCCAGCCCACTAA